The Xylocopa sonorina isolate GNS202 chromosome 11, iyXylSono1_principal, whole genome shotgun sequence genome includes the window TTTCGTTCACTTACGTGTCCGTTGTCATCGAGCTGATTGTTAGTAAGTTTCAGTTTGTCGAAGGAAACCGGTTGCTTCATCCAGTGAGCGCCACTCGCTGGGCTATCAGGGTGGACGTGAATTCGCGGGGGTGAAACTGGATCCGCGCGACCAGCAACTACCCAGGCGCTACTATGGAAAGCGTATCTGTACCTTTTGTCGTCACATGGTACGAAATCCATAACTAGTAGATAATCGATAGTGGGATCCAAGCCGAAAAATCGGCACTGCAAATCGAGAATTTTCCTCGTTTAGATATTCCTTTTTTTTACCAGGTTAAACTCAGACCGCTGAAAGTAACTGTTATAACAACACCTGAAAAGTGGGGAACATTCTTCTGCCAGCCTTAGTGACGATCATTTCTGTTCCCAATTGATGGAATTCTTCCCAGAGAGGTTTCGCCTCGAGAGCAGCTCCGGCGCCAACCAGAGCAGGATGAAGAGGTCTCTTTAAGCTGACTTCTTCCGTCGAATTCGTGCCATTCTCGCTCGGGTGATGATCTCCGTGATGATGATTGTTATTATTGCTGTCGTTGCGGGGTTCGACAGTTGTCGATGAAGAAATTGTCGGATTCGCGACGCGCGGGGTCAACGAGGTCTTCGGTAAATTTGGACTGCGGGACCGTTTTACTCTTCCCGCGGATTGCAAACACGCTGGATGATATTAAATCGGTATTAGAGAAAAAAATGTTGGATAATTTTAAACATATTGGAAATATATTAATTGGATGATGTTTGCCATTAGAAAGATACCTTCCATTTGTTGCATCGGGGATGGAACATTCGTAATGGGTTGAGTATGGTGATTCTGATGATGCGAGGCCCATTGCTGGTAGCAACAATCGGTGGACATATCGTGACGTTGCTCATGTTGTTGTTGCATCCTTTCTAGCTATTAAAACTGCATCAACGAAGATAGTTTCTTTTTGTAGTTTCGACTCCTGTATTTACTTGTCCGTTATTTTTTCCAATTTATAGGATTTCAGCACtatccctttttctttttttacttataataataaattatctTCTTTTTAATcacataatatatagatatataattgttgttaaatgtttattttaatatcagatatattatattatcaCATAAAACTCTTTTAGCCGATCGATTGTAAAATTTGATCACAGTCACTAAATATTCCCGTAACGGGAACGAAACGCTCACAGCACGTTCAAGCCACTAGCGAACCTTTCTTTTGTTTCCAGTGTTTTCACGAGCCGAGCAACTGGTCCGCATAAAACAATCAGAGAACACGTGGTAAACGGAATACCGTTTGCGATGAAGACGATGAAACCgatgagaaaaaaaagagaaagaaatcgAGGAGCAAGGCTCGTAGAATGCTTATCTTTCGCGGCCGCTCATTAAGCGTTTCTTTGGCAATCAGCAAGGTTCGAGATCCTGAGCGAATATCAGAGGATGCCCGACATCGTCGACGGGCTCTCACACCTCTCGTCAACAGGACTTGTCCTCACCTCGAGATCCGGACGCTGACAAGGGCTTAAAGCCACGGCGTGAACGCGGTATCGGATGAATCAGAAAGAACTCCCCCGAGTCGACTACACCTCGTGGCTTGGCTTATCATCGAGGCATCACTCTCTGATGTATACCCTCTCTCTTTTCTACGGAAATCTCCTCCTCTCCTTTCTGCCGGTTTCCTCTCCCTGAGGTGAAACCGATCGAGTAACGTGGAGAGGAGGATCGAGAGGAAGGGAAAGTTTCCACGAGGAAGGAGGGGTTTGTCAAAGATCCTCCTACGCGGACACCCACGCTAGGCTAACTTGCGTTCACGGGATGCTAACTACGTCCTCTTCCTTTGAATCTGGTGCCAAAAGGCGGAGTCTTCGTGGATGGGAACAAACACTCACGGGGGTAGCACGATACGTTCTCAGGGACGAAGCTCGTCTCCCGTGTACCTCGTCGCTATACCACATCAGGGTTAATTGATTAAAATGAGGTGCTGATTCCCGCAGTATCTTGCCACGATCATACAAATTAATTTTCATTAAGCATCCAACGAACGTCGTTTATTTATCTCTCTGTACCTCTTTTGCGCGAGAATCAGGCCAACCCTTCCAAGCCCTTTCATTCTACTCATTTTTTATTCAAACAAGATGGtatagatacgatatcgcgggaTAACAATACTCGACACTGTTAACTACAATTTCGAGTATACACATTATTGGTCCACTACTttatgttttctttttttataatatcAATTAATTTCAGGCGGAATTATCACTACTGAAGAAAAATGCAAAAAGAGTGTGGCTCAAAGGAACAAGTTTATTTCTTAAAAAAAGTTCTTCATTTCCTTCGGCATACACTGAATCATCCTACTACTTATGTATATAGAAGAATGTTGTAAGTATAAACAGTTATTCTAAAGACATTAACATTATTCCTTCCTGTAATTATTTACAATCGGTGATGGCGTAAGTCCtattattaattttttaaacTTACGTCTGATTAAGAGTTTGCTTTATATAGATAAGTTGCTAGTACATAATAGTGCCGACAATATATTTGATTCTTATATTTGAATACATAAATACCTCCAGTCACACAAGTTCATGAACATATTAGTTTTAAATTGCCAGCATCAGCAAATCGTGTCTAATGAGATTCTACTTGTTACTTCAGTACGGACATGAACCCATGTTGATCTAAATCGCTAATATACCCTCTTATTACATAGTCAAAAAGTGTTTCGCATAAAAAGaatgatttttaaaaataaatattacgAATTTATTATTCGCAATAGTATCATTAATAGTATTAATGATTACGAAAATTTTATAATATCATTAATAGTATTAATGATTACGAAAATATCGTAAAAATATTGGAAAAGAATGATAGAATAATTACTAAACGTGGATGAGAACAAAACAGGATGCGTgattgttttttttctttttttaattttattcataaaatagaaattaatataCAAGAGAGAAGTACAAGGGAGATAGACACGATGGGTGTTGTTTGTTGCGCTAATTTTTACAAAACAGTACTTTGATTCACTTTTGTATGCGATTCATAGTTGTGATATCACTGGAAAAAAATGTTATCTACACCGTGCATGAAGTATCTCAAAGAAAACGAACAAAACTGACAGTATAATATAAATGTgtatgtatatgtgtatatgtgatattagtaaaattatcctTGACAAATGGAACTGTTAATGTATAGAGTATAGACGATAAAATCCTTAGAAATCGGGGTTTCTTCTTACATTCCTTGTTTTTATGATCGTACATATACATATGCATAAATTCGCTACTTGCATTATACACATTTACAGCTTGTTTTTATAGTAGTTCAACCTTTATAAATCCTTTCTACTGTGATGATTAGTAATCACAATCACGTCAAATTCAGAAAAGTTTTACAAAtacgatatattatatgtatatcatGAATTCGTTCTGGGGACATGGGTATAAATAAGAGAAATATGTatatttttccttttcttccttTTATCGTTAAAAATGTTTACTGAAATTGATTTTTACTTAACAGTTAAGGAGAGAGCGtatatatattttgtttttttatgctatttataaaaatttaattatataaaagCACATTCTACAAAAACTTTACTTTACGAACGGTCGTATGTCATTTATAAATTTTGTGCAATTtacagaaatatatataacaaaGCGAAAATCATATATCACATTTGAAACACTTGTCGTTCAACATCACTATGCACTCGATATTACGTATATATTAATAATCTCATTGATCAACTATGTACGTATGCCAACGAAAGCAAATAATAGCATAATAAAATTGTCTCCTGCATTATATCAATTATATTATGCCACTTTTTTCGAATAATGATATTGTAAGTGATTTCTAGATTATTCATCCTACAAAAACATCAAGGAAAATGATAAGAATGAACTTGCGATGAAATTTTTTGCAGTGTTACAACGATATATTCTTCTAGTGAATTTTATAATAGCTGTCACGAATTTCTATTCTAATCTCGAGCAATCGAACTTAATATTAATTTCTTTATAGACGCCCATTTTAATAAcattgtttccttttttttttttgttttattattttaaacTGTTCTATTAACGAAGAGCTTTTTCTTTTCACTTAATAAACCTATGCCCCTCCGGATTTCTTTCCTGCTTAATATGATGTAAATGGCTGAGCGAAGTTTATGATAAGTTCGAAAGTAATATGATAATAGCgttgataataataatagcgaTAATAGgaaaaataataacaataacatCTTTTCTCTTACAAGAACTTAATGTCTTAAAAGGTGGTGGGTTTTAAAGGAGTTATTTAAAAGTTCCAAACGTTGCGTTCGAAAAAAAAAGGTAAGAAACAAATCTAAGGATTTCACTTTTTCTTGCTTTTGTTATTTCCACCACCTCGTGGGGGCGTTACTGGTCTATTCGCATTCAGACCACCGTATGTTAATTTTTTCTTATCAGCTGGCTTCAGAATTTGGAAACTACACATAAGAGTTTCGTCTACGGACATCATGGCCCCAGCATTATCGAATTCACCGCAATAGTTTGGTGCCGAGAATAGGGTAACTAATTGCCTCTTTGCAAAAAATTCATAGCCATCTTCTACCACCTAAAATTTTGTCACAAATTTTTTCTTAAGCCCCACTGTATTTATCAGACAATAGATTGCGGAATTATTGAGAACAAGAATAAGAGGTTAATTGAATAATATGTTAAAACTAAAGATGATATTGCATACCTGATGAGCACGACAAATGAGGTCGAAGTCATGCTTGTGTAAAAATTTTGCAACAACTTCAGCTCcaaatgtaaatgatacaccaCGATCATTTTCTCCCCAACCCATTGTATCTTTATCTGGATCAGACCATAATAAGTCACATAATAAGCCTTGATCAGGTACGTCTGTTGGTCGCATAATACGTCTGATTTGTTCCATGTTTTGTAGATCTGGACTAAGACCACCATGACAACAAAATATTTTTTCGTCAACTATCGCCGCGACCGGTAAGCAGTTGAAACAATCAGTAAATGTTTTCCACAGTTTAATATTGTATCGACGTTTACCTAAGTGACATCAAAATATGCAGAAATTATTAACATTAGAATGTTTATATAACAAATAAACTATGGATGTTTAAGTAAATTCATAGTTTAATAATAATTCAAACTCGCATGTAATTCCTTACATTCATCATAAAATCCATATATCCTGTTAATAGATGCACATTCATGATTTCCACGCAGTAAAAAAAAGTTCTCAGGATATTTGATTTTATAAGCAAGTAGAAGACAAATTGTCTCTAGAGACTGTTTTCCTCTGTCCACATAATCTCCCAGGAAAAGATAGTTACTCTCTGGTGGAAATCCGCCATATTCAAATAATCGTAATAAATCATAATATTGCCCATGTATATCGCCTAAAACATAAAATTAATTTCTCTTACTGTTGGGAAGTTTTTTACACAAACACTAACATATACATTCATGGCATGAAATGAAATGAAGAAATAACATAAAAATAgcaataaaatataacataCCACATATTTTTAGCGGTGCTTCAAGTTCTAACAGAATAGGTTGTGATAAAAAAATTTCACGTGATTTCAGACAAAGTCCTTTTATTTCTCCTTCTGTCAACTGTACATTTTTCCCTGGCCTAGCTCCTCGCACTAAAAGAATAAATTGTCtgctgttaagaaaaataagacTTTATTCTCTAATTTTTGCAGGTAAATATAACCAAATACTAGAATCTCCAGGCAATAATACTGCATAAAAGATAAACCATGTAATTAATATATCTACTATACATTCATCCGTTTCTATATAGCAAGACTTGTATTTCATTTATAATGATAATGTAGTTAAATATTCTATGATAAAGTATCTTAGGGAGAAAGATAAAGAGATAGATAAAAGACAGGAATAAAGATAAATGATACGTTGACTCAAAACTTTCTTTATATTAATAcatttaaaatactttaaaaAGTAAATGAATGGTATTAAAAAGCATAAAGTACAATATATCAATTGTTCGAGGTGAAGTCGGAAATATCCCGCAAAAATTGATTCTTATTATCCACCATTAATCTTGGTGCGTGTAAACAAACAATTGGTTCGTTTAGAATACCTATGATCGGTTATATTTAAAGAAAGTTGCGTAATCAATTAAAGAAAGAagacaaaaaaagaagaaagaaggggTAGGTGAAGGAGAAGCAATAAAACTGAAATACATGATATTTTCGCTAGCATATCCAACTTTGTATTAGGAAACAACAAGTGTGGAGGAAGTATAACAAAGAATGACGCGGATGACAGTTTCGTTCCATCGTACgtcccccctccccctcctGCCCGCCCCGTGAGAAGGTGAACGAGCAGCTTTACCTTCCAAGAGTCGAGCTATGATGTTGTCAATATTCAGTTTGTCGGATTCAGCCATCGGGCCGGGATTTTGTGCGCGTCCCGGGCTTCACACGGAGCACCTTCTTTCGGGGATGACCTTTGATTTTCGTGGATTTCACTTGCGTAGCACACAGCACTCAGTTGCATTCGTGGTTTCGGACAATGTACCCGCAATGGCCGCTCAGACTACCGCGCACTCCACTCCCTTTTGCCCCTTCCTCGAATTCGAGCTGTTCCTATTCGATAAGGCTCGACCGGTCGATTTATCGAAAAGGAAACATCACTCCCTGATACTACTATAGGTATTAATTATTATAGAGTAAGTATGGTGAAATCCTAAAAATTGCTTTAAGTTAACTAATCGATTCATATAAAATAGTTGAATACATTagaaaaaaatgaataattattttgattcaatttttaaatataaataaagcTATGCTCGACCCCGTACAGTATAGGGAAATTTTGTGGTGGAACGATCAATAATCAAATTCCCCAAATTGTTTAAAGTTATTTAATTTCTTTAACTTAATTTGCCTTAATAAATTCAGATAAACGTGATGCATTTAGAAATAATTTTGATTTAACATCtactttatttaaaaataaatagaCACGTAGATTTTATCCAATAGGAAACAATGATGGTAAACAGTTACAATTTTAAACACATCTATGAATTATCATGGATGTCTATCGCATAATATCACAGTGTTTGCTATTAAACAGGTCGGAGTTGGCGGTATTTGATAAAAGATCGTGAAATTTTATTTGCAAAACTGATCAAAAATGCCAGAAAACGtggtaaatataatatttagttTTACAACCTTCCATTACTGTTATTTAATGCATTAATGAACGAGTTTGTCGTAATTCGTTCCAAATTTTACAATCGACATTGTAGGTTATATTGTCGCGTCCGTTTTGAAACAAAGCAAGATACACCAACCAtacacttttattttatttaagaagcatcttatttttgttaaataaaattggtaTAAGCAATACTTTCAGTCCTTTGACTTTTACATTTTCCTTATATTTTAAATAAGTAATTAGTTTATATTAATTTACAGCTAAATGGCGATCATGTCGATGTAAAGAGTGTTAACTGTGAAATTCAAGACAACGAAGAAGACAATAATGAAGCAGATGTACATTTTGAGCCAATAGTTTCTTTGCCATTAATAGAAGTATCTAACAATGAAGAGGATGAGGTTGAAATGATAAAAATGTACATATATTTTGTCAAcaattattaatatatatagaCAAATACATATTAGAAGTTTTATCAGATATTTACGTTATTTTATTCACAGGCGAGCAAAATTGTACCGCTATGATTCTTCTAATAATCCTGCAGAATGGAAAGAACGTGGAACAGGAGAGGTGAAATTATTAAgacataaaataaaaaatacagTGAGGGTGGTAATGCGTAGAGATAAAACACTTAAAATCTGTGCTAATCATTTTGTAACTCCTTGGATGGAATTAAAACCGAACTGTGGTAGCAATAGAGCGTGGGTATGGAGCGTGCTTGCTGATTATACAGATGAACAATTAAAGCCAGAATTACTTGCCATAAAATTTGCAAATGCAGAAAGTAAGTATAATGGTTGatgaatataaataaaaaatgtttgaaatatcTATTGTGCTgtcaatattacattttacttcTTAGATGCAACTGTTTggaaagaagcattcgaaaaagCAAAAAATATAGTGGGCTCTGAATGTGAAATATATGCTGGAAAAAATAATGCAGAAGCAAAGCATGTTGAGAGTGATAGTGAACCTTCTAGTGATGTAAGTTATAGTGAAAGTACTGATAATGAAGAACAAGCAAAGAAATTAGCAGAAAAAgatttaaaaattgaaaatgaAATTGAAAAGGTGGAAGCTTCTGAAAAGAAAACTAAGGGTGGAGAAAATGTGGACAAAGTATCTAAAGAACTTGAACAATTGCAAGTTAAGGATGAGGAGGAGAAAGAGTAAAGACCTATATCTCTATTGATAAGTGCACATTCCGACATAAACATACATACATATGCTTAAGTATCTGATCATTGAATTTAGTGTAGGAGAATATTTTAGCAACAATGTTAATCAGGTTAAATCAATTTTCAATTTACAATTAAGACAATATTTATATGACTGTTATATGTTATCTGTGATTTCTTAATGGGAAACATTTTAACATTTATACTGTAATAGAGACGCGTTAAATTCAAcgaaagaaattaaaaaatagagTAGTCGTCTAATTTTAAACGAGAATTTACCCGATTGCTATTTAGTTAAATTCATTTAAAATTCGtttttatataaatgaaactatatAACAGATTTTCTTATGTTTCTATAGTTTTAAACAAAAATTTAGATATTAAAACCTATTTATATACCATTTTTATTTTAGAAATTCAAAacaatatttttttcttttacataGTTTACTTCTTTTCAACGTTTTATCACTCATATTGCTGTCCTAAACCACATGAAATGAATTGCAAAGTATCACAATTAAAGATCGATTCATATTCGATTTTAATATGACATTAATTTTACAAAAGTACACATAACAAGATTTATAATGCTGCATCTTTTTAATTTCTTCAGAGTTCATCTCTATGTGAGAAAGAATGAAGAATATTGCGTTTCTCTTCCATTGTGCGCTTCTTTTCATTTGATAATTTGCCTTTTAATATTCCTTCTATTCTTGTTTGTTCTGTTTGAACAAATACGTCTCCTCTTTCTAGCATTCTTTCCATAGTTTTCACATAGACTTTTGCAGCTGCGCGTTGTGCATCAGGTAATGTTTCTTCAAAGATTTTAGCTTTGTTTAATATTTCCTGTAAAATAAGAAATAATTATATGTCTACATGCTTTATACCCTTATATTAGTTTAACAAATTATGTTATTTATATCATAAtacctttctttctttttctccactGGTCTTGAAATCCTCAGCAAGTCTGTCCAATTGTTCTACACAACCAGGTAATCCAAGATATACTCCTGATTTCATTCTAATAAATCGTTTGATATTATCCGCTGTAAAATCGGTGTCTTTCTCTGTAATGAATGGAATAGGTTCTGCTTTCCCTtgtaaaaataaaagaataacTGGGAAAGCCTCAGACTTTATTTTATAGCGAGCGGCAAGTTCAGAATTGTCTTTGTTGCCATAATCTTTCACTCTTACTTCAGCTACCAAAAGATCATGGGAATCTTTTGTGGCTGCAGCTACTTGTGCGTATTGTTCGTGTTTTTCTCCATATGGAAATGCCACATCAAATTTAACAGCCGTAGCTTTGAATTTTGCTACTACctaaatttataaatatttcttatattaattattatctgCAGATTGTTTATATAATgagcatatataatattatgaatCTGTAGCAATGAATCTATAACAAATCTATAAAAGATGAATATGTGTATTATTAAGCGTACTgtaaataattttataattttccGTGAAGTTTTCTATATTTTGTTTCGATTAACTCTACGATCCGATTAAGCGTCCCGTAACCATGGCAACATATCTAGTTCACCAGATACAGAAAACAAAAGAGTTTATAtcaaataaattattattctaTAACTACTTTGTAATTCTATTTAAGATAAATATAACTAAGCGCAAAATCTGTACTTCTATGAAAAATTGTATGAAAACAACGAAGTACCTTATCAAAGGAATAAGAATCTAGAGAAACACATCCTTTGCAGTCTTCTGCAGCTGCAATTCCGATAGCAAAAAGAAATACTACAATTGACCGAAGCATGTTACAATTAATGAGAAACTACGGATAATTCTTGAAATGTCACTTTTCTTTTTGCTTACAACACAAtagttttataaatattttattataaatttttagttTTTGGAATTAGGTAAATTCCTTCTACTTATTATATCTTTCAATAATAGTTTCAGTCTTATACATGTAAACGTAATTAAAAGCGGCCTCCTGCCACGTAAACAAGCAGCGCAATAATACCGGCTCTTCTCTTTCAGTTGTCACTTGCTACTAACCTCACACATTACAGCACGAATAGTACGATGAAGTACAAGTCAAATAGATACTGCGCTTTGATGCCGACGAATCAGAGAAGACCACGCAATCGTATGTTACAGGATGTACATTTAATCTTAGCGATTTAGACATACCGCATAATGTTAAACAAACGAAGCTAACCAATGAAAAATGATATCACTAAGTAGAGCCACTTCCTATTGGACAAGTGCCGGCTCAATTTAAGTTAATGTCACACGAGGTAACAAAATTTAAGTGACTTTTTTATGTTTACGTCACAATATTTAAACGCGCAAGTGTAGCTTGTAACGGTCATAGCCATAAAAAATTTTGAAGCTTCCCGT containing:
- the LOC143429461 gene encoding serine/threonine-protein phosphatase PP1-gamma catalytic subunit B; amino-acid sequence: MAESDKLNIDNIIARLLEVRGARPGKNVQLTEGEIKGLCLKSREIFLSQPILLELEAPLKICGDIHGQYYDLLRLFEYGGFPPESNYLFLGDYVDRGKQSLETICLLLAYKIKYPENFFLLRGNHECASINRIYGFYDECKRRYNIKLWKTFTDCFNCLPVAAIVDEKIFCCHGGLSPDLQNMEQIRRIMRPTDVPDQGLLCDLLWSDPDKDTMGWGENDRGVSFTFGAEVVAKFLHKHDFDLICRAHQVVEDGYEFFAKRQLVTLFSAPNYCGEFDNAGAMMSVDETLMCSFQILKPADKKKLTYGGLNANRPVTPPRGGGNNKSKKK
- the LOC143428804 gene encoding T-box transcription factor TBX10, with translation MQQQHEQRHDMSTDCCYQQWASHHQNHHTQPITNVPSPMQQMEACLQSAGRVKRSRSPNLPKTSLTPRVANPTISSSTTVEPRNDSNNNNHHHGDHHPSENGTNSTEEVSLKRPLHPALVGAGAALEAKPLWEEFHQLGTEMIVTKAGRRMFPTFQCRFFGLDPTIDYLLVMDFVPCDDKRYRYAFHSSAWVVAGRADPVSPPRIHVHPDSPASGAHWMKQPVSFDKLKLTNNQLDDNGHIILNSMHRYQPRCHVVVAPSPPGSAPDPRTENFKTFTFTETRFTAVTAYQNHRITQLKIASNPFAKGFRECESDECDTVTVSSMQNPAKRPATGSTSVLPSSYVNTIPTVQIPSMSNQEHHQFYGATTTGPWTYPGHHGHHGQPTAHMNSVHYPAHPHHSHPGAPLYGPR
- the LOC143429339 gene encoding ran-specific GTPase-activating protein isoform X1, translated to MPENVLNGDHVDVKSVNCEIQDNEEDNNEADVHFEPIVSLPLIEVSNNEEDEVEMIKMRAKLYRYDSSNNPAEWKERGTGEVKLLRHKIKNTVRVVMRRDKTLKICANHFVTPWMELKPNCGSNRAWVWSVLADYTDEQLKPELLAIKFANAENATVWKEAFEKAKNIVGSECEIYAGKNNAEAKHVESDSEPSSDVSYSESTDNEEQAKKLAEKDLKIENEIEKVEASEKKTKGGENVDKVSKELEQLQVKDEEEKE
- the Wbl gene encoding endoplasmic reticulum protein 29-like protein wbl, whose product is MLRSIVVFLFAIGIAAAEDCKGCVSLDSYSFDKVVAKFKATAVKFDVAFPYGEKHEQYAQVAAATKDSHDLLVAEVRVKDYGNKDNSELAARYKIKSEAFPVILLFLQGKAEPIPFITEKDTDFTADNIKRFIRMKSGVYLGLPGCVEQLDRLAEDFKTSGEKERKEILNKAKIFEETLPDAQRAAAKVYVKTMERMLERGDVFVQTEQTRIEGILKGKLSNEKKRTMEEKRNILHSFSHRDEL
- the LOC143429339 gene encoding ran-specific GTPase-activating protein isoform X2, yielding MPENVLNGDHVDVKSVNCEIQDNEEDNNEADVHFEPIVSLPLIEVSNNEEDEVEMIKMRAKLYRYDSSNNPAEWKERGTGEVKLLRHKIKNTVRVVMRRDKTLKICANHFVTPWMELKPNCGSNRAWVWSVLADYTDEQLKPELLAIKFANAENATVWKEAFEKAKNIVGSECEIYAGKNNAEAKHVESDSEPSSDVEASEKKTKGGENVDKVSKELEQLQVKDEEEKE